The region GATCGATGGGCGGTCGGTACTCCAGATACCGGACAATGTCGCTGTAGTTGCGGGCATACATGGAGCACTCGGCGTAGGCGCCATGACGGTTCCTCGGGATGCTCAGGTTCTTCACCAACTGCACATAGTCCTGGGTCCATGGCTCCAGCTCTGGCACTCGACACCAGTGCTGTGGAGTGGCCGCGATGAATAGCTGGCTGCAAGGATGGCACACAGGATTATAAGGATGGAAGAATGAATCCAGCCACGTTCACCTGTAGGCGTGAAAGGCACAGGGCAGAGCAGCCGGCAGTAACACCGAGCATATGATGACCTTCTGGTAGAGGCCGAAAGATCCCACCTCCTTAAGTACCTCATCGAAATCCATGTCGTCTGCATCCGAGCCAAGCGCGCGCACAACTAAAGAGCTGATGCTGGGGGCCTTGTCCACTTCCACGCCAGGAATTGGCGCGCTGCAATCGCCGCAGGGGCTGATTGAACATAATTACATTACGGCCTTTCAtctgttttaattaattggaCACCGCGGCGTGGGCAAGGTtcgagatttgtggatgcagCAGAGCCACAGATGCACCGATCCACACTGCAATACCCAACCAAAGTGAGCACTCGGACCTGGTGGGCTAATAGTCAAATCTGTATTTCTTCGTATAGCGtacataaaattaaattacatatttCTAGAACTTGTATGGGAACTGCCGCACACACGGTCACTGAGGCGTCTAGCTGCGGGCCAATCCGATGATGGTCAGTATGTACATAAAGATGTTGACAATGTCCAAGTAGAGGTTGAGGGCCGCGAAGATGTACTCCTCGGGACTGATGGAGTACTTGTGGTTGCCGCCCAGCATCAGCTGCGTGTCGTATACCAGATACACGGAGAAGAGCAGGGCACCCAGCGAGGCGTACACTAGACCGATCACCTGGCCTGGTATGAAGATGGCAATAATGCCAAAGATGATGAAGACCACCAGGCAGGCGACTAGCACTCCGCCGCACATCGTGAAGTCCCACTTGGTTTGCAATGCGAAGATGGTGAGTCCCAAGGACACGGCTGCCGTGATTCCCACGGCCATCAGCACCTCATTGGCCTCGTACTGGCCGGCCACCATTCCCAGCAGGAAGGACTCGGCGATTgtgaacaggaacaggaataTAAAGTTGAGTGGCGTTTTCCGACGAACGCTCTCGCAGCAGGCCATGGAGATCATAGTCACAATGAGAACGACCTGCAAAAAATAGAGATTTTATATCCATGCTATCCTGTAAAAGGAAGCCACTCACCAGGGCGATCCAAACGAGGTATGGGTTCTTCTGGACCCATTCCTGTGTGCCCTTTGAGAAGGTGAACACGCTGACAAAACCAAAAGTAATCAGCAGTTGTACCTAGGATGTCAGATACATCATAAGTGAGATTTAGAGATATCCCGTGATTAAGTGATGTTTCACTCACCATCAGAATGAGGTAGACCTTCCTAATGAAGCCCTTCCTGATGCTCTGGTCATCAAAATCGAAGTTCTTGTCGGCCTCCGCATCTGTGTAGGCGCCAGTTTCATCGCCTATGGATGTAGACAGGTTCAAAGGAATTGGGTATTAATTCATCGATGACTAACCGTATTGAAAGTGGTTGCTCATGGCTGGATTGTTATAGATAGTATGCAATATAtgcgctcgctctctgtgcCGCTATAGTTACGTGTCGTGTGAGCTCTTCCGCTTGGAGGTGACGATGGTCTAACCCATTTGCCCTACCAGAAAGTATCCCATATGGCCGACTATTTGCAGATTAGCCATGTTTCTTATCAAATCGACTCTCCCATACACGCACACGAACACATCGCCGACGCACAGTAGATGCAGATAACAGATAATgtacacacatgtgtgtgctGTTGAGTAATTTATATATTGTGGCCCAACAAATGTTCAATAATAGGTGAATCACATATAAACCCCTGCAATACAATTGTTGGTCtcagagggagagcgagagagagctctGGCAATCGACGATTATCTTATCGGGAACACTTTCTCGCCACAACTCTTCTTTCGGCTTAGCCGCCATCGACACTGCTTCCATCACATCCTGTACTTGCCTTGCTGGTAGTGatacattttatttgtatattgcGGCTATATCGGTGGAAAACACACGAACTACTGAGCCGCAGGTGGCGGTGACCCGGTTGCACACACAAATTTGAAAGACACCAAaactcacacgcacacagttGTGTGGCTGCGATAAGAAAGTCAGGCCAACTAACTAACAAATGATAAAGAAAAGGTATTTTAATTGATAAAGTTCGCCTTTTGGTGTAATCCGTGCGCAAGCGACGCTGGTCGACTGAAAACTGATGATGTTGAATGCCACTGGCGGTGGCAATGCCCCCAGGGTAAATCGGCATGGAGAAGACCTACAAAGGCTGCTCTCTGTAGTCAGAACAATCCAGCCTTAATAAATAGACGCGCTTTATTGTTGACTTTAAACTCAGTGTCGCTGCGGAGTTTACATCGTTCGGTATTAGATTTACAAATATAGTTCGGGATTCCGTAGTTTTTACAAAGTTAAACGTATTTAACAATTGCAAGCCGTGTTGCAtataatatagtatatatgtatatgtatgcatgtatatacGTGactatttattgtttttatgtGAATGGCATATCaatttggtatttttaatTATCCTCGCAACTGCATTTATATAATACTCCGAAGAGGCTGAGGGGGAATTCTTGACATTCAAAATCATGTCGGAAACCAGCTTAAATACGAATTACATAACaaaaagcaaattaaaatgttaattttgtaTTCACTTCACCT is a window of Drosophila pseudoobscura strain MV-25-SWS-2005 chromosome 3, UCI_Dpse_MV25, whole genome shotgun sequence DNA encoding:
- the Lfg gene encoding protein lifeguard 1 isoform X3; this encodes MSNHFQYDAEADKNFDFDDQSIRKGFIRKVYLILMVQLLITFGFVSVFTFSKGTQEWVQKNPYLVWIALVVLIVTMISMACCESVRRKTPLNFIFLFLFTIAESFLLGMVAGQYEANEVLMAVGITAAVSLGLTIFALQTKWDFTMCGGVLVACLVVFIIFGIIAIFIPGQVIGLVYASLGALLFSVYLVYDTQLMLGGNHKYSISPEEYIFAALNLYLDIVNIFMYILTIIGLARS
- the Lfg gene encoding protein lifeguard 1 isoform X1, which translates into the protein MSNHFQYGDETGAYTDAEADKNFDFDDQSIRKGFIRKVYLILMVQLLITFGFVSVFTFSKGTQEWVQKNPYLVWIALVVLIVTMISMACCESVRRKTPLNFIFLFLFTIAESFLLGMVAGQYEANEVLMAVGITAAVSLGLTIFALQTKWDFTMCGGVLVACLVVFIIFGIIAIFIPGQVIGLVYASLGALLFSVYLVYDTQLMLGGNHKYSISPEEYIFAALNLYLDIVNIFMYILTIIGLARS
- the Lfg gene encoding protein lifeguard 1 isoform X2 encodes the protein MYHYQQGDETGAYTDAEADKNFDFDDQSIRKGFIRKVYLILMVQLLITFGFVSVFTFSKGTQEWVQKNPYLVWIALVVLIVTMISMACCESVRRKTPLNFIFLFLFTIAESFLLGMVAGQYEANEVLMAVGITAAVSLGLTIFALQTKWDFTMCGGVLVACLVVFIIFGIIAIFIPGQVIGLVYASLGALLFSVYLVYDTQLMLGGNHKYSISPEEYIFAALNLYLDIVNIFMYILTIIGLARS